A stretch of the Panicum virgatum strain AP13 chromosome 9N, P.virgatum_v5, whole genome shotgun sequence genome encodes the following:
- the LOC120688554 gene encoding myb-related protein P-like — protein MERSPGAALTSSPEEEEEKAADGHGEEAVEQEDEEAAPVVLKKGPWTTAEDAMLVDHVRRHGEGNWNAVQRLTGLLRCGKSCRLRWTNHLRPNLKKGSFSPDEEILIAQLHAQLGNKWARMAAHLPGRTDNEIKNYWNTRTKRRQRAGLPVYPPEVQLQLALAKRCRYDDFSPLASPQLPGAANVQALDAASTGYTSSRPAPLDLARQLAATSQTAVQFLPPPPFSAPSSPWAKPFARNAQYFQFAHSSPVSPSTPTRPLHPATPDLSLGYGVRSTDQSRLAPLSPSPGPRVELPSNQFGQAMPPTSAAAAGGGGAALPDHQHQNAASLEKMLQELHDAIKVDPPSLAPANGDAERHGGGAVLERHGGRENKLDGQHRDDDMGTLFDMMIPRLNAAETVPVPLPPAAAAPNHSGSTSQHSSDDQDPSTVDLGVDLPPVAGGASPSDQDWGLDGVCHWSNMSRIC, from the exons aTGGAGAGGAGTCCCGGCGCGGCGCTGACATCGTcacccgaggaggaggaggagaaggcggcggacGGCCATGGCGAGGAGGCCGTGGagcaggaggacgaggaggctgCGCCGGTGGTGCTGAAGAAGGGGCCCTGGACCACGGCGGAGGACGCCATGCTCGTGGATCACGTCcggcgccacggcgaggggaACTGGAACGCCGTGCAGAGGCTCACCGGCCTGCTGCGCTGCGGCAAGAGCTGCCGCCTCCGCTGGACCAACCACCTCCGCCCCAACCTCAAGAAGGGCTCCTTCTCCCCCGACGAGGAGATCCtcatcgcccagctccacgcgCAGCTCGGCAACAAGTGGGCGCGCATGGCCGCGCAT CTGCCGGGGAGGACGGACAACGAGATCAAGAACTACTGGAACACGAGGACCAAGCGCCGCCAGCGCGCCGGCCTGCCCGTGTACCCGCCGGAGGTGCAGCTCCAGCTCGCGCTCGCCAAGCGCTGCCGCTACGACGACTTCTCGCCGCTGGCGTCCCCGCAGCTGCCGGGCGCGGCCAATGTCCAGGCGCTCGACGCCGCCTCGACCGGGTACACCAGCTCCCGGCCGGCGCCGCTCGACCTGGCTCGCCAGCTCGCCGCGACGAGCCAGACGGCGGTGCAGTTCCTCCCCCCGCCGCCCTTCTCGGCACCGTCGTCTCCGTGGGCGAAGCCGTTCGCGCGGAACGCGCAGTACTTCCAGTTCGCGCACTCGTCGCCCGTGTCCCCGTCCACGCCGACCAGGCCGCTGCACCCGGCCACGCCGGACCTCTCCCTCGGCTACGGCGTGCGCAGCACCGACCAGAGCAGGCTCGCGCCGCTCTCGCCGTCCCCTGGCCCCAGAGTGGAGCTCCCTTCAAACCAATTCGGCCAGGCGATGCCGCcgacctcggccgccgccgccggcggcggcggcgcagcgctgcCGGATCATCAGCACCAGAACGCGGCGAGCCTGGAGAAGATGCTGCAGGAGCTGCACGACGCCATCAAGGTCGACCCGCCATCGCTGGCCCCGGCGAACGGAGACGCCGagcgccatggcggcggcgctgtcctGGAGCGGCATGGTGGCAGAG AGAACAAATTGGATGGCCAGCATAGGGATGACGACATGGGTACGCTGTTCGACATGATGATCCCGAGGCTCAACGCGGCGGAGACCGTGCCGGTGCCGCTGCCTCCGGCGGCAGCTGCGCCCAACCACTCCGGCTCGACCTCGCAGCACAGCAGCGACGACCAGGACCCGTCCACCGTCGACCTCGGCGTAGACCtgccgccggtcgccggcggcgccagccCGTCGGACCAGGACTGGGGCCTCGACGGCGTCTGCCACTGGAGCAACATGTCCAGGATCTGCTGA
- the LOC120688809 gene encoding uncharacterized protein LOC120688809, with protein sequence MDGKSTTIVPIKEEVEEVNEQIVSNEEEEEDIEALAEPPDWLPDGWIMEVYREEDGTIHRYYTSPISDYTFNMKSEVLEYLFSQADERILESKESGAENTFQKEHEWLPKGWVMEIRAGGEKMDKMYKFYVYQKTGVRVLSKQDVVLYINEEKVSKCDTNGQCDTNSKDNLLAIVEFHPSGLPKGWVKELVFRKTKDGLIRRDPYYTDSASSYTFRTLKSALLFVETGKISKRAFIQRISVHDLYSFDNPADLHESLRSRLTINDGRSSRPRGVSQIEYGQIMNSSEDGDDTSDSDLPYEPEEENSGSGKAKGKEATDSRTTNRPIRRPPQLRIKEEVTENQDAD encoded by the exons ATGGATGGCAAGTCTACGACTATTGTACCTATtaaggaggaggtggaggaggtaaATGAACAGATTGTTTcgaatgaggaggaggaggaggatattGAAGCTTTAGCGGAGCCACCAGATTGGCTCCCCGATGGATGGATAATGGAAGTCTACCGTGaggaagatggcaccattcatCGG TATTACACTTCTCCTATATCGGATTATACATTCAACATGAAGTCAGAGGTGCTGGAGTACCTTTTTTCTCAAGCAGATGAGCGTATACTGGAATCAAAGGAAAGTGGTGCAGAAAACACCTTCCAG AAAGAACATGAATGGCTTCCAAAGGGGTGGGTGATGGAGATCAGAGCTGGTGGGGAGAAGATGGACAAGATGTACAAG TTTTATGTTTACCAAAAGACTGGAGTCCGAGTGCTATCCAAACAGGATGTTGTTCTATATATCAATGAGGAAAAGGTCTCCAAGTGTGATACAAATGGACAATGTGACACAAATTCTAAAGACAAT CTTCTTGCAATTGTGGAGTTTCACCCAAGTGGATTGCCAAAAGGATGGGTAAAGGAGCTAGTATTTAGAAAGACAAAGGACGGACTTATCAGGAGAGATCCG TATTACACTGATTCTGCGAGCTCCTACACATTCCGTACTCTAAAATCAGCATTGCTCTTCGTAGAAACTGGAAAAATATCCAAGCGTGCTTTTATTCAAAGGATAAGTGTTCATGACTTGTACTCTTTTGACAACCCTGCAGATTTG CATGAAAGTTTGCGCAGTAGGCTGACAATAAATGACGGAAGATCATCCCGACCTAGAGGAGTATCACAGATAGAGTATGGTCAAATTATGAACAGCT CGGAAGATGGTGATGACACCTCTGACTCAGATTTGCCATATGAGCCGGAAGAAGAAAACAGTGGAAGTGGGAAGGCTAAAGGTAAAGAAGCAACCGACTCAAGGACTACCAATCGTCCAATAAGAAGGCCCCCACAATTGAGGATTAAGGAGGAGGTGACAGAAAATCAGGATGCAGACTAA